One Aspergillus oryzae RIB40 DNA, chromosome 2 genomic window carries:
- a CDS encoding uncharacterized protein (predicted protein), with translation MDEDPETTLQNLTTQLTTTPQAFPTCCLSLSTPLLSTLTTLLPKKPNYTLSIGSGSGLLEALLTHTTPTLQIEGVEVNPTVNRYIAEQDMHVVSGTWDLLSSRVPGAKAWMFVYPREPRLVERYIEGFGETGMVEVILWLGPRADWGDYVGCFEGRGFGVERVVGVEGGLEGFEMLGVVRRVGSF, from the coding sequence aTGGACGAAGACCCAGAAACCACCCTCCAAAACCTCACCACCCAACTAACCACAACCCCCCAAGCCTTCCCAACCTGCtgcctctccctctccacccccCTCCTTTCAACCCTAACAACCCTCCTCCCCAAAAAACCAAACTACACCCTCTCAatcggcagcggcagcggcctCCTCGAAGCCCTCCTAACCCACACCACCCCCACCCTCCAAATCGAAGGCGTCGAAGTAAACCCCACCGTGAACCGCTACATCGCCGAACAAGACATGCACGTTGTCTCGGGCACCTGGGATCTCCTATCTTCGCGCGTCCCCGGCGCGAAGGCGTGGATGTTTGTCTATCCGCGGGAGCCGAGGTTGGTGGAGCGGTATATTGAGGGTTTTGGGGAGACGGGGATGGTGGAGGTTATTTTGTGGTTGGGGCCGAGGGCGGATTGGGGGGATTATGTGGGGTGTTTTGAGGGGAGGGGGTTTGGGGTTGAGagggttgttggtgttgaggggGGGTTGGAGGGGTTTGAGATGTTGGGGGTTGTTAGGAGGGTTGGTTCTTTTTAG
- a CDS encoding proteasome regulatory particle lid subunit RPN9 (26S proteasome regulatory complex, subunit RPN9/PSMD13) — MENQKISDFLADQLQQAPEQCQAYFLTFEDYWERKLWHQLTDSLIEFFRLPESAPQRLPIFKAFVLSFADKINQLKFVSLGLMASTECAAVLNHYLPDDKERLSFLTSLADKVNKPDTQEAYIYALADVANVKQRLNDLDGAQKDLGTCQKVLDNFDSVETVVHASFYKVNADYYHKKQEFASFYKNALLYLACINLEDISESERVSRAYNLSVAALVSDSIYNFGELLLHPILDSLTETPHSWLRDLLFAFNRGDLTAYDVLAGNISKNQLLEQHRFFLYQKISLSALTEMVFRRPPHDRNLTFEAISSETKVKPEEIEHLIMKALSLGLLKGAIDQVAGVAQINWVQPKVLDMTQIEGMRNRLKDWDAGVNQLGHWIEGVGKDVWAA, encoded by the exons ATGGAGAACCAGAAGATCTCCGACTTTCTGGCGGACCAGCTGCAGCAAGCTCCCGAACAATGCCAGGCCTACTTCCTCACCTTCGAAGACTACTGGGAGCGGAAATTATGGCACCAGCTTACCGACTCCTTGATTGAATTCTTTCGCCTTCCAGAGAGTGCTCCTCAACGGTTACCGATATTCAAGGCCTTCGTGCTCAGCTTCGCCGACAAGATCAACCAGCTGAAGTTCGTCTCGTTGGGGTTGATGGCATCGACAGAATGTGCAG CGGTACTAAATCATTACCTACCAGATGACAAAGAAcgcctctctttcctcaCATCCCTCGCCGACAAAGTGAACAAGCCCGACACACAAGAAGCTTACATCTATGCCCTTGCGGACGTCGCCAATGTCAAGCAGCGGCTCAACGACTTGGATGGAGCACAGAAAGATCTGGGAACGTGTCAGAAGGTCCTGGATAACTTCGACTCGGTCGAGACCGTCGTTCACGCCTCCTTCTATAAAGTCAACGCTGACTATTACCAT AAAAAACAAGAATTTGCCTCTTTCTATAAGAACGCCCTCCTCTACCTCGCCTGCATCAACTTAGAGGATATTAGCGAATCTGAGCGCGTCTCTCGCGCATACAATCTCAGTGTCGCCGCTCTCGTCTCCGACTCTATCTACAACTTTGGTGAACTACTCTTGCATCCAATTCTGGACTCCCTCACCGAGACCCCCCACAGCTGGCTCCGCGACCTCCTCTTCGCCTTCAACCGCGGCGACCTCACTGCCTATGACGTCCTGGCCGGTAACATCTCTAAGAACCAACTCCTAGAACAACATCGTTTCTTCCTCTACCAGAAGATCTCCCTCTCGGCCCTCACGGAGATGGTCTTCCGCAGACCCCCGCATGACCGGAACCTGACTTTCGAAGCCATCTCTTCCGAGACGAAGGTGAAGCCCGAGGAGATCGAACATTTGATCATGAAggctttgtctttgggtCTGCTGAAGGGCGCCATCGACCAGGTGGCTGGAGTCGCGCAGATCAACTGGGTGCAGCCGAAGGTTCTGGATATGACCCAGATTGAAGGTATGCGGAATAGACTGAAGGACTGGGACGCAGGCGTCAACCAACTGGGTCACTGGATCGAGGGTGTTGGCAAGGATGTGTGGGCTGCATGA
- a CDS encoding class I SAM-dependent methyltransferase (predicted protein): protein MSEFTEKNKEVWGNLAKTYKTRFEKGTKLIYRLTQEKRLWGSDVWTDTEAGQGKEIKVLEYACGPGVVSTALAPFATKVVGIDVADGMVDEYNASAREAGFEDKMIGFKGDLLAEPMPEEFSRPEYSDFDVAFVSMALHHFEKPDLAMKRLGERLKKGGVCLIIDVLPHGKHDHNAHEMHNPDHETTHTIKTHGFTLEDMRKLYETAGLGVGFDYQVIEEPLVFERDGKAISKTIFIARGQRQ from the exons ATGTCCGAGTTTAccgaaaagaacaaagaggtCTGGGG CAACTTGGCCAAGACTTACAAAACCCGGTTCGAAAAGGGCACAAAGTTGATCTACCGCCTGACTCAGGAAAAGCGCCTTTGGGGTAGTGACGTTTGGACTGACACCGAAGCCGGGCaaggcaaagagatcaaggTGTTGGAATATGCATGTGGCCCTGGCGTTGTATCTACG GCATTGGCGCCATTCGCCACCAAAGTCGTTGGCATAGACGTCGCGGACGGCATGGTTGACGAGTACAATGCTAGCGCTCGTGAGGCCGGTTTTGAAGACAAAATGATTGGCTTTAAAGGTGACCTTCTGGCCGAACCAATGCCAGAGGAATTCTCAAGGCCAGAGTATTCCGATTTCGATGTTGCATTTGTGAGCATGGCCCTTCATCATTTCGAAAAGCCGGACCTGGCCATGAAGCGTCTCGGGGAACGACTGAAGAAGGGTGGTGTATGTCTGATAATCGACGTACTTCCACATGGCAAGCATGACCACAATGCCCATGAAATGCACAACCCCGACCATGAAACCACGCACACAATCAAGACTCATGGTTTTACCTTGGAGGATATGCGCAAGCTGTATGAAACTGCAGGGCTTGGAGTAGGGTTTGACTATCAAGTCATTGAAGAGCCGCTGGTGTTCGAGAGAGATGGAAAGGCAATCTCCAAGACTATCTTCATCGCCCGGGGCCAGCGCCAGTAA
- a CDS encoding uncharacterized protein (predicted protein), with translation MFGFEDNLLHKLAKVTNLLTSNHMQERYWPVHAPDVGNALERMLHDDSTAGQTFELYGPKEYSTAEIAELVDREIVKHRRHINVPKPILKPVAHYLNKLLWWPIISPDEVEREFIDQVIDPNAKTFKDLGIEPVDLATLTFHYLLGYRSASYYDLPPATERERQEEKKYLHVLDDQ, from the exons ATGTTCGGTTTCGAGGATAACCTGCTCCACAAGCTTGCTAAGGTTACCAACCTCCTTACCTCCAACCACATGCAGGAGCGCTACTGGCCCGTTCAC GCCCCCGATGTTGGCAATGCTCTGGAGCGTATGCTTCACGATGACTCCACTGCTGGTCAGACTTTCGAGCTTTACGGTCCCAAGGAATACTCTACTGCCGAGATTGCCGAGCTGGTTGACCGTGAAATCGTCAAGCACCGCCGTCACATCAACGTTCCCAAGCCGATCTTGAAGCCTGTGGCCCACTACCTAAACAAGCTGCTCTGGTGGCCCATTATCTCGCCTGACGAGGTTGAGCGGGAGTTCATTGACCAGGTGATCGACCCCAATGCTAAGACCTTCAAGGACTTGGGCATTGAACCTGTTGATCTGGCCACCCTTACTTTCCACTACCTG TTGGGTTACCGTAGCGCTTCGTACTACGATCTGCCTCCGGCCACGGAGCGGGAGAGacaggaggagaagaagtatCTGCACGTCTTGGACGACCAGTAG
- a CDS encoding uroporphyrinogen-III synthase HEM4 (uroporphyrinogen III synthase UROS/HEM4), with the protein MPPQFTFNTSSTPILLLKTKSSPTDSYEEYFSAHSYNPTFIPVLEHNFHTPNLTTVKQLFQSGALNPGPGRKYGGLIFTSQRAVEGFATILNDIGESTKQTSSQSLILYTVGPATSRSLTSIRDDHLPHATILGSETGNGENLAHFILSHYNPLYDSQDGPKPPLLFLVGEQRRDIIPKTLMAGSLPPEQRIGVDELVVYETGVMEGFEKSFGEAVRASEEFLGGGVERAVWVVVFSPTGCDAMVRVLKGLGDGERRVFVATIGPTTRDHLKNKYGFEADVCAEKPSQEGVGMGIVEFMENRRKNRAGQ; encoded by the exons atgcCACCTCAATTCACCTTCAACACCTCCTCGacccccatcctcctcctcaaaACCAAATCCTCCCCGACAGACAGCTACGAAGAATACTTCTCCGCACACAGCTACAACCCCACCTTCATCCCAGTCCTCGAACACAACTTCCACACCCCGAACCTAACCACCGTAAAACAGCTCTTCCAGTCAGGAGCCCTGAACCCCGGCCCGGGCCGCAAATACGGCGGCCTGATATTCACAAGCCAGCGGGCCGTAGAGGGATTCGCGACGATCCTCAACGATATTGGTG AATCAACTAAACAAACCTCCTCCCAATCCCTAATCCTCTACACCGTCGGCCCCGCTACATCCCGATCCCTAACCTCCATTCGAGACGACCACCTCCCCCATGCAACAATCCTCGGCTCGGAGACTGGAAACGGCGAGAATCTAGCGcatttcatcctctctcATTATAACCCGTTGTATGACTCGCAAGATGGCCCGAAGCCGCCTCTCTTGTTCCTTGTTGGGGAGCAGCGGAGGGATATCATCCCCAAGACGTTGATGGCGGGGTCGCTGCCGCCGGAGCAGCGGATTGGGGTTGATGAGTTGGTAGTCTACGAGACGGGTGTTATGGAGGGGTTTGAGAAGAGTTTTGGGGAGGCGGTTCGTGCTTCGGAGGAGTTTTTGGGGGGTGGGGTGGAGAGGGCGGTTTGGGTGGTTGTGTTTTCGCCGACGGGGTGTGATGCTATGGTGCGGGTGTTGAAGGggcttggggatggggagaggagggtgTTTGTTGCCACGATTGGGCCTACGACGAGGGATCATTTGAAGAATAAGTATGGGTTTGAGGCAGATGTTTGTGCTGAGAAACCGAGTCAGGAGGGAGTAGGTATGGGTATTGTGGAATTCATGGAGAATCGGAGGAAGAATAGGGCAGGGCAATAG
- a CDS encoding mitogen-activated protein kinase (mitogen-activated protein kinase) produces the protein MVQQLPPQGGSRKISFNVSDQYEIQDVIGEGAYGVVCSAIHKPSGQKVAIKKITPFDHSMFCLRTLREMKLLRYFNHENIISILDIQRPRNYESFNEVYLIQELMETDMHRVIRTQDLSDDHCQYFIYQTLRALKAMHSANVLHRDLKPSNLLLNANCDLKVCDFGLARSAASTDDNSGFMTEYVATRWYRAPEIMLTFKEYTKAIDVWSVGCILAEMLSGKPLFPGKDYHHQLTLILDVLGTPTMEDYYGIKSRRAREYIRSLPFKKKIPFKALFPKANDLALDLLERLLAFNPAKRITVEEALRHPYLEPYHDPEDEPTAPPIPEGFFDFDKNKDALSKEQLKILIYEEIMR, from the exons ATGGTGCAGCAACTTCCTCCCCAGGGAGGTTCACGAAAGATCTCCTTCAACGTTTCCGACCAATATGAAATTCAAGATGTCATTGGTGAAGGTGCCTACGGTGTGGTGTG CTCTGCCATCCACAAACCATCTGGTCAAAAAGTcgccatcaagaagatcactCCTTTCGACCACTCGATGTTCTGCTTGCGAACTTTGCGTGAGATGAAGCTGCTTCGCTATTTTAACCATGAAAACATCATCTCTATCCTGGATATCCAAAGACCACGCAACTATGAGAGCTTCAACGAGGTTTATCTAATCCAG GAGCTGATGGAGACTGACATGCACCGGGTCATTCGTACCCAAGATCTTTCGGATGATCACTGTCAATATTTTATTTACCAGACTCTACGTGCCCTCAAAGCTATGCACTCGGCCAATGTTCTTCATCGTGATCTGAAACCTTCGAACCTGCTCCTCAACGCAAATTGCGATCTGAAAGTTTGCGATTTTGGCTTGGCCCGCTCGGCCGCCTCCACAGATGATAACTCAGGGTTCATGACAGAATATGTGGCGACCAGATGGTACCGTGCGCCGGAGATTATGTTGACATTCAAGGAGTACACCAAAGCGATTGATGTGTGGAGTGTTGGTTGTATTCTCGCCGAGATGCTGAGCGGAAAACCCTTATTCCCCGGAAAGGACT ATCATCACCAATTGACTCTTATTTTGGACGTTCTTGGTACACCGACAATGGAGGACTACTATGGAATCAAATCCCGACGGGCTCGGGAATACATTCGGTCTCTCCCTTTCAAAAAGAAGATCCCCTTCAAGGCGCTCTTCCCGAAGGCCAACGATTTGGCCCTGGACCTCCTGGAGAGGCTCTTGGCATTCAACCCCGCTAAGCGTATTACTgtggaagaagctttgcGTCATCCATACCTGGAGCCGTATCATGACCCCGAAGATGAGCCCACGGCACCTCCCATCCCGGAAGGGTTCTTCGACTTTGACAAGAATAAGGATGCCCTTAGCAAGGAGCAGTTAAAGA TTCTAATCTACGAGGAGATCATGCGGTGA